In Oncorhynchus mykiss isolate Arlee chromosome 1, USDA_OmykA_1.1, whole genome shotgun sequence, the following proteins share a genomic window:
- the LOC110509695 gene encoding uncharacterized protein C11orf24 isoform X2 encodes MTCDHSVFWKENYTCFFLKCPNGTNCNDISVDDLIRIQDKNISGLKCDAGPTTESSSSSSITSSEIYQNPTAPELTASNNANQITDTSALNETDSTLHFREDNGQAPISTAFTTITATPMPAAENDTFIPSKTVSNASRGTTVPDIPHKSTVQTSETTTSVKQEPRTTKTPSALTPPPANPQMTTTALSTTNTTTITTAVPVAMLLTTTTTHPTTKPPPTTTTTTAIPPTTTTTTTIPLTTIPNITTPTTIDSSTVVERNPSPTSPAVPSSQATSRNAIVPSTFTVEVSTKRLDGGTNRAIIDVVAGGPLTRQLVDTSILLAVLLFGLVFFLVMVVLFLTQAYESYRTKDYTQVDYLINGMYSDSGV; translated from the exons ATGACCTGTGATCACTCTGTCTTTTGGAAAGAGAACTACACATGCTTTTTCTTGAAGTGTCCCAATGGCACTAACTGCAATGATATCTCCGTCGATGACCTGATAAGGATACAAG atAAAAACATCAGTGGTCTTAAGTGTGACGCTGGACCTACCACTGAGTCTTCAAGTTCCAGTTCCATAACTTCATCAGAAATCTATCAAAATCCCACTGCTCCTGAATTGACAGCCAGCAATAATGCCAATCAAATTACAGACACCTCTGCCCTCAATGAGACTGACTCTACCTTGCATTTTCGTGAGGATAATGGGCAGGCCCCCATCTCCACTGCATTTACTACCATTACTGCAACACCCATGCCAGCCGCTGAGAATGACACCTTCATTCCAAGTAAGACTGTTAGCAATGCCTCCAGAGGAACTACAGTACCTGACATACCCCATAAGTCAACAGTCCAAACCTCTGAGACAACCACTTCAGTAAAGCAGGAACCCAGAACTACAAAGACTCCCTCAGCCCTGACCCCTCCACCAGCCAATCCACAGATGACGACAACAGCATTATCAACAACAaataccactactatcaccactgcaGTACCAGTAGCAATGCTGTTAactaccaccacaacacaccCAACAACAAAACCACCACCAACAACTACCACCACAACAgcaataccaccaacaacaactaCCACCACAACAATACCACTAACAACTATTCCAAACATAACCACCCCTACCACCATAGACTCATCTACAGTTGTGGAGAGGAATCCATCACCAACCAGTCCGGCGGTCCCCAGCTCTCAAGCTACCTCCAGAAATGCCATAGTCCCTTCGACCTTCACTGTTGAGGTCAGCACAAAAAGGCTTGATGGAGGTACCAACAGAGCCATTATAGACGTTGTTGCCGGGGGGCCTCTGACACGCCAGTTGGTGGACACAAGTATCCTATTGGCTGTCCTGTTGTTTGGCCTGGTCTTCTTCCTGGTTATGGTTGTCCTCTTCCTCACACAGGCCTATGAGAGCTACAGGACGAAAGACTACACCCAGGTGGACTATCTCATCAATGGAATGTATTCTGATTCAGGGGTTTGA